The Montipora foliosa isolate CH-2021 chromosome 10, ASM3666993v2, whole genome shotgun sequence genomic sequence gaacatattcGCAATAACtatagtaggtaccgtccttaactgCTTTAAAGAGATCTGAATTTTTGAGCTTTTTGGCAAGTTTATAGTGGATTGCATCAATTGGAAGTCAGTATTTTCAAAGCACAGAGTCTTTATGTCCTTCATAAAATGTCCGTTTAAAACGAGGCACCAGTAGTGAGTAGCGTGCTCTAATTGagttagactgcaaaacagctGTATTTTGCGTTGGACGAATGCGTCTTttcaaacgaaaggtctggagcaAGTGTGAAAACGCAGCTGAAAACGAAGACTGAGACTGGAGAGAGACGCCTCACACCCCCTACTAGCGCGCGAGAATTCGAAAACCGACTGTTTTGTAGTCTATAATTGAGTTACAAAGTTACTGGCTCCATCTCTGTGATGTAAGCATCAAACCAGTTTGTGGTCTTCTTTCTGTCTTGCCAAATGTGAGCAATGCACCACTGTAAATGGTGTTACGAAGAGAGCTCGATCTGTCATCGACACTCTGCTCATGGTGGTACATCAGAGATTCTTCAAGACGCTCTGCAATTTCTTGGATCTTGTCTGAGTAGGCAGCCTTGCTGGTGTTGATAAATTTTCTTAGCAATTAAGTAACTAAGGGTGCCAGGCAGCTTTCCATTATAAGCCTTATGCATGCATTTAAAGACAGCTAGTTTATAGTAAAAACGATTAAGTAAAATTCTCTGCCATGTCTCTGGGtagattaaaaataattcttgctGCTCTATAACGCAGCCTTTCTAACGTAGATTAACGAAGCAAGCGTTAACACTTGACGTTAGGCCAAGGTTTTCCGTTGCACCAATGATGGGCATCATTTTAAACAAATAGACCGAttttgatgtattaaaattcagtccgaaacaaaagacatcatctcgaggctctggggaataaatataaggatttgtatgagttaatTCCATCAGAGCTTCGAGATGATGTTTTTTATTTAGGACTGAATTGTTATATaccgaaagtgggctattgtgtACAGTTAACTGTTGGTACAATATGGGCCTGCCTGTTGCCTGTTGGCGGGATCTTAATTACAAGTGAAGCGTAATTAGTTATGCACGTGCACCAACGTATTCCACGTGTGTTTTGAACGGCTGGCGCTCTGCAAATTCAAACCACGAATTTGAGCTCAAATTTTCCATTACAAACAGGGACTGCAATGCTAATGGTTGTCAAAAGGAACCTTAGCTGTCACGGTTTTGGAATATTGATTGACATATAGAGAAACCTGCACTATCAGTGAACGCTTTGGACAATTACGCGTGGTTTTGAGGTAAGGAACTGTGGAAGTTGAACGTTTTTTTGCGCAGACTTTTGCTTCCGAAATCGATGTAttctttcatattttttcaGTGAGGAAAGAACGTGATAACCAAGTACGCTCAAAATGGCTAAGACTTTTCATAATGTGTTAAGAACTGCAATCTCCATGCAGGTATGGCTTTCGAAACTTTCTTGTAAGTTAGATACAGCGTGCAAAAACGAAATTCTAATCAAATACTACCTTTCACTCGTCTAAAACATAATTTGTGTCGTTTCTgcacaaattaaaataaatataacaTTAAATATAAAGAAATTCTAAATCTTATCTTCCTATAGGTTGGGAAATCTCGGAGATTTCCGAAAACTCCAAGATTTCGCCGAGATATTGAAAAATCCCTAGAGGGCTGTCCCAATTTGTAAATCGAAGGAGAGTAGGACTGGTAACCAGCTAAACCTGAAGCAAATGTATCGTTTTCACATAATAgcatagactgcaaaacagtcgtattttttgcgaacgcaagcaACGCGATAAATATTCAAACGAAAAGCAACGCGGtaaatattcaaacgaaaggtctggagcgagtgtagaaacggcgagggaAAATGGGGAGAGACGCCCTACAGGCGTGTGAGActcgcgcgcttcacacgcgaggatcacgcttacggcgcttcgcgccttccgaaaatggaagaaaacgactgttttgcagtctaataATAGCACTGACTTTTGGCACATTGGAAGTGTTAGCAGAAACCTAGAATCCGTCGGGACAATATGAACACTCGATTATTTCGATATGTCTGCGACTTCCTCAGACTATATATATAGGGGATGTCTGAAAGTAAGATGTTCAGTGGTTGGCTAAATCTTGGACATTCGGCAAATAGTGAAAATCCCAGTGGTCTGAGACTTAACTGACCTGTGAAAAACAGACTCTGAGACTTGACTGAGTTAACATGATCACGACCGTTCATACAGTCAACGACTTGCATTAAACGGAAATTACTGCGGCTCCACACCAACGGCATAAACGATTTACTGGTATCTAGATATTGGATAGAAGATAAAGGTAGAAGCGCGCcttatttttcttcctttcacTTGATTCTGTTTCTCGATCAGGGTTAACAGTGGTATAGtatagcctgcaagcaggctagtTACCAAGCCCTTTTCATCGGAAGAGGATGTTTTGAGCGGGCGCTATTTTTAACGGAAGAGGCTTACAGTGGAATGCCACAGTGACTCTGCTTCGTTTACGCGTCTTATGTTCTAAATCGCCGTTTTGCTGTTATAAACCCAGATTTCAATAACAACTATCTGTCGGATCTGTGACATTCGCAATGTTCATTCAAAGGCATACCTCGTTGACATGTTGAATTTAAGTAGACTAATAGGTGACATTCGAGCGCTTCATTCTCTCGCCTTTTGACATGCTTGATCGGCATATTCTAGAGTTTGTCAGTTAAAGACATCGgttaaaaacaattttcttccATTGTACTTAAAAATCATTGGGGTAAAGATGGTAGTTTAGCTAATGGCATTGAAAGAGAGTAACTTTCTCAGTCAATTAGAAAGCAAGAacgttccttttttttcaagagGGCGATGTGCCGTTAAATTTCTCGTTGTTCCACGAACGACTTCAAATATAAGACTCCAGAGCAGCATGTTTCCACTGAAAATGACTTATTTTgtaagaaaatgattttttttcttttctgtgacTATATCTCACTTCCGATCGAAAAATGTAattaatgaaaaatgtaattaataGCATCTGTACCCGGAAAAGAAATCGTCGTACTTAGCTCGGGTGATATTTGGGGCTGatcacaaaaacaataaaatggttGTTCCATCTAAAGCTGCCATGATCCTGTCAAATGTTGATTAAACAAACACGAGCTGttgctcgtttttttttttaatggcagtTTTAGGGTATTGCCGATTACTTTCCACAGCAAgtgaaaaatatgaaatgaGAAAACGTACCGAAAATACTCGTTGGTGTTTTAGAAAAATTGTTTGAAGAGTCAAGGGAAGCTCGCAGGAAATTCCATACtgacaaattgaaaataataaaaaagtgACATGAGATTTTTTAGTTAGGGATGGAAATTCTCAGTCTCAGTCCGGTGTCTGTAAGTATGTAGGAGCTATAAATGTCTCCAAGTCCTGGCATAAAAACGGGAtatttaagttattttttttgcttttaaaattaaaatcgccGTCTTCCGATCttcgaaaaaaatattaaaaatatcaaaaattaaagacaaatgtCTATTTTTCCGAATGGCGAACTTGCCTGTTGGGCATATACCTTTCTGCCGCGCATCTGAACATATTAACGACACAAGGCACTTTAAGTTAATATTACACACAAAATGGCTTGGGCATAAGGAAAGGCAAAGCTAATTTTTTAGACCCGCAAACAAagagaattttgacaaaagttTAGCGTTGCAATCAATCGGTATTGGACTCTGGGCCACAAGCAAAGCTCTTATGATGTGTAGTCACAATAGTTGTGAAATACTGAAATCCTATGTGGCTGTTAATTGTTTCGACACCTGCCACTAGAGATCATTAACACAAAGTCATATAGTTCAGTACAATCATGCACCTAGTACGATAAATGTTCGTCGAATTTTTCTATATTCAATATCTAAAATTGACAATTTGAATTACTTTGGGCTTTGCGATTGTGCGCGACGGTAGATCATGCCTTGAAAAACAAGGAGGAAACTAAAGGCGATTCTAAAGTGTTTGCTGAAAAGAAGCCAAATGCCTGTTAAGTCATGACCTGTAATATTCGGACACGATTGGAAGGCTGTTTTCAGCGGTCTCATTAAGTTCGGTCTCTCGTTCGGCACTTTACCGTTTAGTGAATAAGCGGGTCGAAGGAGTTGTGCGCAGGGATTCTGTGTTGCATTTTGCGTCGTTCTGGAAATTTGCTTCATGGAGGTAAACCATACCACAAATTGTTTTTTCTTGACAACGGTTCAGCTATTGCACGGGGGAGGCATACTTTTTTCGGAAATCATTTTCTGTGCAGTAAACTCTGTACTTGCCTTAACGGCAGCGCTATTTAACAGCATAGTGATTTTCGTGGTCTGGAAAACACCACTTCTTCACACACCAAACAATGTCCTTATTTCTTGCTTAGCGGGCTCAGACCTCGTCATTGGACTCATAGCTCAGCCTCTGTTTGTCGTTTATAAGATAGCCGAGTTACGTGACGATGCTAAAATCGCCTGCGATGGAAGGCTCCTTCACTGGATAGCTGGTTTTGTATGTGCGGGGGTATCGGTAATGACAATTGCAACGATAGCGGTGGACAAAATGCTAGCTTTACAGTTGCATCTTCGATACAAGCAAATCGTAACTGTTCGCCGTGTTATGACAACGGTACTCGCCTACTGGTTCTTGTGTGTCGTCGCCAGTGTTTCACTGTTTATAGGCAACTCTGATCGTTACTGGACACTTGTGGCGATACCTGTTCTGTCCATCAGCCTCATAGCTACATTTGTAGCGTATATTAAAATCTTCAATGTGTTGCGACGTCATCGAAATCAAATCCGAACACAGACTCTTTCAGCTTGGGACAATGGCAATatgaaaaaatacaagaaatctGTCTTCACTATGGTTT encodes the following:
- the LOC137973769 gene encoding histamine H2 receptor-like, producing MEVNHTTNCFFLTTVQLLHGGGILFSEIIFCAVNSVLALTAALFNSIVIFVVWKTPLLHTPNNVLISCLAGSDLVIGLIAQPLFVVYKIAELRDDAKIACDGRLLHWIAGFVCAGVSVMTIATIAVDKMLALQLHLRYKQIVTVRRVMTTVLAYWFLCVVASVSLFIGNSDRYWTLVAIPVLSISLIATFVAYIKIFNVLRRHRNQIRTQTLSAWDNGNMKKYKKSVFTMVYVLMMFLACYTPFLTAMVFRLILGYNSLNKMAFEWTATVVYLNSSLNPLLYWFRMQEIRVATYNALRKLRGKETESRIDSKIHRINVLNDGFQ